The Drosophila innubila isolate TH190305 chromosome 2L unlocalized genomic scaffold, UK_Dinn_1.0 4_B_2L, whole genome shotgun sequence genome segment ACACCAATAGTTTTCGAGGtctcttttttaatttctcattTAAGTGTTGCCaatggcaataaaaaaaatctaggCCTATACTTGTAGCGCCTGGACACgaaaacaaaatcataattacacaatatataaatttaaacaaacgatttgataacaaataaaatcatattctACTGTATTTACTACTTTTATTTcatctttttaatatttttcttctttgtttTTCTAACTTAATGGAAAAAtgctaaataataataaataaaattaagaaatcgctgcaataatattaattgaaagatataaatattctgtTGTATTCTTTCCAGGCACAATCCATGGCCCAACTGAATTGTGCCGGTTGTCAGAGTCATCAGGCAGGCAACTGGGCGCCTCATCAACATGCCCAGATGAGATCCCCAGATGAGTGGTCCCAGTTTGGTTCCCAGCAGCAGTTCAATCACTCGAATCTCTCGTTGAACATGGGGCAGGGCTacttgccacagcaacaacatccgcACTACCCACCGCCTGTGTTCATGACTCAACGTGGCATCATGCCCAATATGTATCCAGGTGCTGCAGGTTATCCCGTCATGCATCCAGGTAAGTTCCAAACAATAGTCAGCTCTACCAAGTCCAAGTATTGATGGATCTCCCTTGATCAGGTGTAATGGGGATGCCACCAACAGCAGCGTCTCGTGCAGCATCACGTGCCCGTTATGCCGCATCGCCCACGCCGAGCAGAAAGTCCGTTTCGATGCGACGGAAGAGGAGCAGTTATGGGGATGATGAGTTGACCGATGATGAGGACTCGGATCAGGATGATCGTCGCTCATTAGTGTCCAATCGTTCCGGAATGACAAGCGCCTCCAGGTCACACCAACACCATCAGCGTCAGCGGCGTCTATCGAGCGCCTCGCAGTTGATTAACAACGGCGGACATGATGAGCTGGACGGGGAGCAGCGTCATGGATCGAGGCAGCACAAGCTACGAGATAGACGGGGATCCATTGCGAAGTCCGTGCAGAGCGAGTGGTTACCAGAAAGACGTGATTCAAATATAGGAGTAGGAGGAggcggaggtggaggtggaggaggtACATTAAAGAGAAACCAAACTGAACCACCCAAAACTAGTCGCATTTACTCAGATCTCGAGTCGGAAGGATCCGGTGCACGAGCTTTGGTTCAGGCGAAGATACAACAGAAACTACAAGAGGCTGATCAGCAGAAGACCAGACGCACCGAATCCAAACGTAAGCCAGAGATGAAAGATGAGAATACACAAGCCGCTGCGGTGGTGCCAAAAGTGACTCCCACTCCCGTTAAGGCCGAGCAAACTGAGTCCGAGTATGAGGAGGTAGAGGAAGAAGTTACCGCCTCGGAAAGTGAGccagaagaagaaaaagttgAAGCCACACCATCTCCTGCTGTTGTCGCCGCAGAAGATGATGATCTTGGGCCGCCACCTTCGACACCAGATCACGAGTGGGAATGCGAGTTCTGCACCTTTGTGAATGAGCCCAACATTAAGATATGTGCCATCTGCTGTAAGACACCCAGCAAGCCACCGGAGAAACCACACGTATCTACCAAAACCGAGTCGAAGACTCTCATCTCAGAGCCTGTCCCGATTAAGACTGTTAAGGAGAGCAACTCCTCCGTCATGCCGGAGACGAAGCACGCACGCAAGAGTTCCATGAAGTCAACAAAGCCCGTTGAGCCGGTCAGCAGTGCCACAAGTGTTGCAACAAAAGCCAAGCCCAGGCAAGCCACAGCCTCGACAAGCACAACTACTACAAGTCCTATTAAGAAACCCAGCCCAGTCACCAAATCAAAGCTGAAAGCGTCCTCGGAAAACGAATCCGATAATACAGTGGCCAAGGGTTTCATACACAAAGGTAGgatacaaaagaaaatctcATTTTTCGAGGGCACCAAGACCTGAACGAACCCAATCGCAgtaccaacaacaaaaacccaCTCAAATCAAAGACTAAACATTGTACATTAATAATAACTACCATTTGTAAGCCCAACAATTAACGCATTTATTTGAAACGAAATGGAAATACACAACTCCAACTGAAAACCATTGagttttgtttgaattttcggTAGCAGCCGATAGACTGTTAGATCGTCTTACTAAAGACTCTTAATCTCATCCATAAATACCTTTTAGAATCCGTTGAGAATATTTGGAATACACTGGATGAGAGCATTCAGGCACAGGCGGAGCAGGTGCTTAAGGCACAGGCACAGGCACAGGCACAGAAGAAATCAACCGGTTGTGGCGGTACGCCACCCAGAGAGCTCAAGTCTAGCGAAGATACGTCTCGACAGGCACGTGAAATGGGCACCTCACCGCCGCCACAAAACATATCCACTCAAGTAAAtgataaacaaattcaaatttatcaaatattcGGTTGTTACAATATCTTTGCTTGCAGACCTACGATGCGGTACCCTTTGGCGGTCAAGCGGACGAGTCGCCTGTTGTGCAGGAGCGATTCAGGACGCCGGAGCCGGTCAAGATGGAAAGACAACCGTATTATCGAAGCAGCTCACAATTACCTCAAGAGACTGAACGCTATCGCAGCTCCAATGATCTAAGGTACAGCACAGAACCCTCTCCGATGCAACCCAGCACTGGACAGGTTACAAGACGTCCTAACTTTATAAATGACCTAAGGACCTTGCAACATGTAAGTTATCTTCGCTATCTTGAAGTTCTTTACTCTTAATCCAACTTATTATGGATCTTTGCCTACAGCAGACCTCCTCACCATTTGACCTACCCCATGATTCGGTTGGGTATAAGCACGAACCGGCGCGAGATCCGGAGATTGAAATGCACATCATACTTAAAGAGTTAGAACTATACAAATTTACGGTGGAGGAACTGGAGGCAGCCCTAAAATACTGTGGACCCGATATACATCCCATACAATGGCTGCGGGAGAACTGGCATAAGCTGGTACAGACCGTACAGAGCCTTTCCACAAAATATGGTCAGGAACGGGCGGAGAATACGATTGGAACGATATCACAGAATGAAGCACGCGATGCTTTAAGGAGTTCGGGGGGAAACGTGTGGCAGGCGGTGGCAGATTGCATCCAGCAGAGACAGCAAAAGTATCGCAAACTGGCGGCAAAGGGCAACTTCTTGAGTGAGGACATTGTGAATGCGCTGACCGCACATCAAGGTAATGTGGATCAGGCATTGCTGGAATTGAATCGCACCCAACTCAAACCATTTCTAATGCGCATCTGGGGCTCGCCGAATGGCGTGGAGAATGAGAGTGCGGCTATAGATACAAAGTCGGGttagtttttagtttcaaAGCTCATTGTCGATCCAATCCCCTTTTTCAGTGCTCATAACTCTTTTGACACTCTTCATATCTCCCGTCTTTGTGTAGATATCCATGAGTTTCTAAATACACATGCTTTGGATTGCTTGCAAATGCCACACAATGAGAGTCCTGCTCTTGCCAATCCATATGATGCTCTCTACACCGATGACACTCATAGTCCAGCGAAGTCTTCATATGCCACGCCAAGTCCCTATCAACTTGAGGACAGCACCCTTAAGAATCTCGAGATTCTTATTGGTAACATGGAACAAAATCAGGCCAAGCAAAACCAGGAGGTTCTGCGCTCCATTGAAACCATGCTCGAGACCTTCAAAGGCAAACCAGATCAAGAGTATGAAACAGATCCAGAAGTTATGCGTATTTTAACCAAGAGTCCAATCAGCATGCTCAAATCTCCTGGTGCGGCTCTAGATAAATCCGGAGATGATGTCAAGAACTTTGTCTGGCAGCATATTCAAGACATTGTACCAAACCTAGTGCAGCAGGTGGAACAAGAACTCAGGGAACCCCTTGAAGTCACACTTCCTGCCGTTGAAACAGTTGTACAGAAGGAGCCGACACCTCCTCCACCCGACCCAAGTATTTACATTATGGAGGAGGTCATCAAACCAAATTTGAGAGAGGGCTCCATACGTGAGGAACTTCCACCGAACTTTATCTATGCCACAGAAATAGCCAACTTTAAGTTGGAGTTTGATCGGGCTATGGAGAGACGGCATGAACAAGAATGGCAGCCAGATGACTTGGAAGATGCTGAGCACATAATCTACAAAAGCTTTATGGCACCAAAAGCAGTTGCTACTCCAGAGTTACAGACAGTTGATCCAGTTGAAGCAAGGGaaactgtggcagcaacagatATCCAGCGTCAAGCAGCAAAGGAGACTGTGCAGGAGAAGATTGTGACAGGCACGTCTGAGGTGGCACCTTATATGGAAGATTCCCCTGAGGCAGAACCTACTGGTGTAGCACTCTCTGTAGTAGCATCGACTGTAGAAGCAGGCACTGTGGTAGCACCGAGTGCAGTGGCAGCTACTGAGGTAGCTCCCCCTGGGGAAACACCTTCTGTGGTAGCACCCACTGACGCAGCTTCTTCTGCAGTAGAACCCACTGTGATAGCTACTTCTGCAGTAACACCCTCCGCAGTAGAACCAACTATAACAGCATCCTCTTACCAGTTGGTTTCTGAACTTAAAGACACTCAGACAAAGACGATCTTGATGATAAGCCCAGTACAAGTAGAGAGGCTAACAAAAGGAATAAGCGATCACAGCTTCCGAAAAATGGCAGATCACGTGATCAAAGTCAAAAGCCAACAAATCGAAATCGATTGCCGAATAATgcagaaaagaaaatacaacaaaataagaCTAATGTTGATATAATGCAGCCTCCAATAATCACtcaaataacaaacacaatTGAGTTGGTAACAGAACCGAAGATTGTGAAAACAAGTGAAGAAGCGGAAGTAGTAGCTGAACAAACAACAGAAATAGTTGAAACACCAGAGAATGATAACATGTCTAAGTCAAATGAAGCTATTGCCGATCTGGTTGAAATAGAGCCACCTAAAGCTGAACAACAAGACTTGGGCATTGCTCAGGTTGCTGAAGCTGCTCAATCACCGCAAGTCACAGATTTAGCTGATGAGAAAACGGAGGTAGTCATGGCTGACGACAGTGTCACTAGTATTGAATCTGAAGAAAACAAAGAGCAACAAGTATTAATAGAACCTCAGATTCTAACTCAAAACGAAGATGAGGAACCAGCTGCAACTACAGACTCTCAGTTACAATCAGGGTTAGCTATAGATCCAACACCTAATTCAACAATGCCCACGTCTTCTGAGAAAGTTAATTCTAAACGTGGTCCCAAacgattttcgaaaattcctGTTAGAACCCTAAGCTTAAATAGTGTACGCAGTGACAGCAGAAATAGTGCACATACGCCAATCATAGCAGATGCAGATAATAATACCACAAATTCAGAGGAGAGTGTGGAGGTACAGAAGGTAGAAGAGAGTATTCCAAGAGTAGAAGAGAATACTTCTTCCAAACTAGAGCGGACGACATCAGAAGAAGAGCCAAATTCCGTGCCATCAGCTGTGAACACTCCTAACGAGTCCGAAGAAGTCTTCGAAGATGCCACAGAGTTTAGCAACGAGGTGTTGCAGATACACGAAGAATCGCTCACAGACTCGGAGCTCTACAGCCTTGAGAGTGAGGAACATTCTGCTAAATCACCTGAGAGTGAGGTTCTGCTCGTTCTTAACGCCGAGGAGCCTCCAGAAGAGCTGAAGCTGGTGAAGTCCACAAGTaatgcaacaataaattcaGAATCAAGTCACTCGGAGTCGGAAAAAATAGTGCTCAAGGAGTTTATTCCGTCTGGAGATCCAGCTAAGCAGAATCTAAGTGAACTTGTGGAGGATACGCAGCGTTTAATCAAGCAAATGAGGGATGAGATCAGCATGGATGAGTTTGAGTCAACTGATGAGGAATACTCTGAAGATTACTCCGACGAGTATGATGAGGGAGAGGAGGAAGAGTGGTACGATAGTGAGGGCGAAGAGGAGGGCACATACAATGAGGAGCACGGGGTGTTCATTGAGGATGCTTCCAGTGGTGCAGCTGGTCAAGAAGATGAGGAAGGCACCGAAATCGAGGACATTATAGAAGAAGATGAATTGGAGGAGGAAGAAGATGATGCAGAAGAAATCAAGTTTGCTCAGACAACCATCCCCCATGAAACAGTCACGAGTACATCTTCAGTCACGCCCACAAATCATGGAATTGATATACCCGATGAAACTGAGACTATTTCTCTCCCAGCCAGGGAAGTTGAGGAAAGGTCCAAGACCCCAGGAGCAACTAAAACTGATTCTGAACTGTCACAAACGGCTGCAGAGAAAGTTGTAGCTCCAGTTGTAGCCGCAACTCCGGAAAGAATTGAAGAACCCATCATAGTCGATAACGAGAGTCGTCCACTTGAACTACCCGTGGAAGTTATTTTACAATCTCAGTTAGAAGTAGAACCTTCTCAAGAAGAGGAAGCAACGGCCCTTCCCTTGATTCCCGCACCACCTATTATCGATTCCGAATCACGACCCTTGGAACCACCAGTCGAAACAGTGTTGGAAGAGACCAAGAAGGTAACACCCAACACATCCACAgcgaacaaaaaacaaactacaGATAGAAACACAAACAAGTCAGAGGAAATAAACACTTCCAAAACTCTCAGTAAAACACCTCAGGCACCCAAGTCTACGGTTAGTAAAATACCCAAACCCACAAACGAACCAAATCCCAATAAGAAATTGCCGTTGCGTTCCAAATCCTTTTCCGCTCCGATGGGCATCTCTTCGGTGAAGCGCATCCAACAGGAATATCTACAGAAACAAACGCAGTTTAGTGTATCTGTTACCAATAGTCGAGTGCCCCTTAAGAGCAGTCCGACAAATAAGAAATCCTTGAACGATGCCATCAACAAATTCAATACAAAGACAACTTTGGATGGTCCCAGCACAAGTGGAGCTGCTGCAGCGGTTAACGCTCTCCTGAAACCACGATCGCAGCCAAGGGTACCCAAAAAGAAGTACCACGAGACCTGTTTTTCCGATGACGACTACGAGACTTCAGGAACTGAGGAAGAGGAGCAACTGGAGCTGCAAGAACCTCTAAAGGCTGAGCTTCTCAAGCGTAAGCTGAGTATGCCCGTCTTTCGTGCGTATCCCAGTGTCCAGGAGACGGTTATTGAGGAACCAGCGGTGTGTAGAACTAAATCAAAGGCTCAGTGACTTCCTGATAAAATTGGTTATTCTCTCAATTGCAGGTCCTGGCTCGAAAATATGTGGAACAACAATTGGTGACAAATATTGCCGAGGCTCAAATTGCCGCCACATTGGTCAACATGAAGTTCCAGGAGGATGTGGCGTTGTGGGCGGCCAAGGAATGCTCCGATCTGGATCAGGCAATATCCATGTTGCAGCAGGAATGCGAACTATGCATGAACACCTATCCGATGAATCAAATCGTATCCATGCTGAAGTGCACCCACAAATGCTGCAAGCAATGCGCCAAAAGCTACTTTACAGTGCAGGTGAGAGACTTTccgtataattgtttttaaaaaatactatgTATTTGAGTTAGATTACTAACTCGTAAGTTTATTAATGATGCAAATTTAAggaatatataaaagttggtaaatttaattaacaaagtCGTATTTCTTGCTGTCTGCTGCTTTTTTCTGCGTAATTCTGCTTCTTCCTATCTTGACGTCGGCTTGGCAAGTGTTGCTCTATCCTCTGTTGCGTCAATAATTCATTAGcggcaaaattctaaaaattatcGGCTGTTATTGACTGCTGTTTTTCTGCTGCTCTtaaactgctgttgttgtactatcatattttacatgtttgTTCCGCGTTTATTATCCGATTGTAAATCGGGGTAGAGGCGAACTTAAAAATGAAGCttgctatttattttcgaaattacATTCATTTGCTTAGATTTAGAAATCTTTTctcttgaataaaaaataatccatacatttttcggttgatttcgatttctgtgTCACCCCTGAATAACTATAACTTCTCATTATTTTCGCTTCAGATTACCGATCGCAGTATCAATGATTGCAGCTGCCCGTTTTGTAAGCAGCCCGAACTCAGCAACGAGGTGGAGCACGAAGATGAACACTTGGAGTACTTCTCCAATTTGGATATATTCCTAAAGAGCATATTGGACATCGATGTCCATGAGCTTTTCCAGCGCAAGTTACGTGATCGTACATTGCTCCAAGATCCCAATTTCAAATGGTGCATACAGTGCTCCTCGGGATTCTTTGCTCGTCCCAAGCAGAAGCGTTTGATCTGTCCCGACTGTGGTTCGGTGACCTGTGCTCAGTGTCGGAAGCCTTGGGAGAAACAGCACGAGGGCACGAGTTGTTCTGCCTACTTGGAGTGGAAGAGTGAAAACGATCCGGAGCTACAGGCACAGGGTGTCCAGGAGCATTTGGCACAGCATGGCATCGATTGTCCCAAGTGCAAGTTTCGATATTCTTTGGCAAGGTAAATTCGAGACTAACTTTATATGGTCATTCTCTGAGAAGCTTCTGTGTAACTTTTCTTTCAGGGGTGGCTGCATGCATTTTACCTGCACCCAGTGCAAATTTGAGTTCTGTTACGGTTGCGCTAGACCCTTCATGATGGGCGCCAAGTGCAATATATCTTCCTACTGTGCCAAGTTGGGTCTGCATGCTCATCATCCACGCAATTGTTTATTCTACCTGCGCGACAAGTTACCCCTGCAGCTGCAGTTCCTGCTCAAGGAGCACAAAGTCCAATTCGACACGGAACCCTCAGAACTTCAAGATGAGCCCAGCAGCTCCACAAAGGCCAGAGCCTTGGCCCGTTGTCCCATACCGTTGCAGAAGGAGACTCCACAGGGATTATTTGATACCGTCTGCAATAGCGATGTGCCTGATAAGCATGCGGGCATGTGTCGGTAGGATTAGAATAATCCATTAACTAGTTTTATCCTTAACTAAAGTTAAtattattcattcatttctaGTACACATTACGTTGAGTATTTGGCCGGGAAGGTGGCCAAGGCCAGCATCGATCCATTGCCTATTTTTGACCTCACAGACTGTGTCCAGGAACTGCGGAGGCGTGGCATCGCACTCCCCGAACGTGGACCGTGGGACACTGACGAGATCTATAAGAAAATGTGCTCTGAGGTTGgtaaaacaacaatattaatagtcgtattttaattattctatTGATTTCCCTGTAATTTGGCTATTGCGTGtgcttttattgattttcattcCATGGAAAACGCATTTCCTGAGCATGTTTTGAACTACCTATGATTCAGTTCACGCCCTCGTTATAAATAGACGCGTCGATCGATcgaataaaataacaaacccCTAGTCGGTCTGTCTAATTTTAGATATAGTCTGACGTATTTCACACGCGtcttaattgatttttctttcCTTTATTAGGATTTAATTGTAAACAGCATGGcaaacaaattacaattgtttataacacaaacatacatattccTATCTCAACAATATCGTTCTTCTTATAGGTAATCAAACAGCATATACCACTTAAATCGGCCTAACGATTGGAATATGCTTGGACTCGGATTCGAATTGAGGATTGACCTCCTTGATCTTGATGGACGTTTATTCGATTCTCTTTTGACTGCTGcaatttttcatacattttttgtgatttatcgcaaacatttttatagacatttttatatagacacacatacactaacacactcatacaaatgtaaattttagacAGCTTGTACACCTGCACATCTCTTTGTTTAGCTACTAAGTTGGCTCATTGTTTTCCACATCAGCCAAGATACAAAACATTAACCATAGACTATAGACATTTAGACAGAAACGTGCCAATAACTGCACCCAATAAACAGAATGTGTGCGAAccaaaatgaattattatttatgcattttcgtTAAgcgtttttcaaattttcatcataatgtaaatattatatatcacAAAGCAGATGCTGCAGTTTTTCACAAACAATCCATAATAAGATGTTTGCTTAAAGCGATGGAAAATATCAGAAATCTCAGgctgttaattttaaaaagtaagtaTTAAACGAGTTATGTAAGCTTACTGAGTTACTcgaatatacttttttttcgagATGTTAAGATacaaattctaaatatatatcatagAATGCACGAGTCAAGTTCTAAAACAAGAAATTCTTTCTATAAGACGTGTCTTTTAAAGTCggttaaataatatgtataaatagcaaaagtttAAGCGGTCGCGTATTTGAAAATAACATGTTTCCCTTAAGTAATATCCTCAtattataaagtataaaattgaatctgaatctgaagaAACCAAAATTCACGTCAATACCTTAAATTCTGACCTATCCATCTAACGCCCTCGTCTCACTAGAAAATGTCTTAGTAAGcacttttcttaattaaaaccaAATCGTTCGATCAGTGTATAACTGGAACTAATCTTCTTTTTCGTACTGATAGcagcctttcgcacccttcttGATTTTTTCACCAGAAGCGTGACTGTCGTCCAGAGTGAATTGATTTGATCACCTTTATGCAGATATGGGCTTATATTTAACGgtatttcattgattttgtCACTACTTGTCTCGTTTTTAGatggattttttaaataaaaaatgtagcatacttttgaggTTGTGACGATTTAATGTCGTACAGTTCTGTTTGCCAGCcgaataattataaatatcgaGAAGGCAAAAGCGAGTCATAAATTACTGTAGACAACCAAGGGGCGAGAGTTTGTATGtgaaaaatggaaattcaGATGGACCAGGCCGGTCGGGAATTGGCTTGGATGAGTTGACGCCTTGGCGGCATCGTAAAAAcctatttttatacaaattgcttttaatttatgcgcGCGGCACAACATGTTTTGCATTTCGGACAGCTTTACaccaataaaaactaattaaatgggataaattgtatatttattgatcCATCAATGCAAATCCCACCCCAACACATTCTTGACTTTCAACTAAACTACAAAAGGAGGTGTCTCTCTTTAACCTAATTGATGTTCCCAGTGGAGGCGCGTGTTATGCAAATATGCAGATCTTTTGATTATGTCTATAATTAGCATgacattttattcattttagtTGACTTTCACATAGATGCGAATCACATAAAAACTCTTTAAGTGTTAACATGCGCTAAAGGTAAAAAAGCCTTCATAAAAAATGTcttcgtttatttttattggtcTCGCAAAAGTAAACAAAGTCTAAAAAGCTAGCAAGCACGTGCCCCGGGTTGAACTCAAATTAATTACAGGTAAATGAACaagcaatcaatcaatcaatcagtcagcTTGCACATCGTAATTAATTTACTTCGAAGCACGAAATTCGTTTCTAAAAGGGATGAAAAGGAAAGCAAAGTTAACCTTACCTTTGTTTAATCAACCTTCGGTTGTGTTTATTAAAGACAGATTTACGACAGCGTCACATCCTGTCCATGccacgaaaacaacaacaatttcattcataaaatttcCATCTATTGTTTTGGCCACATCTAAACAACCCTGACCGCTGACATTTAGTCTACAGCAACCTTCAAACGGGGAAACTATTAGCAATAATCTAtgagaccaaaaaaaaattagccgCATAATCGTTGCGCGCAAAACTTTAAACAATAATAGATAGTTAacaatttggaaaaaaaattaaacgcgtcaaataataaatatttatcgttCGTTTCGCGTTTCTCGTTTCGCttgttttcacaattttttaaacaatgtGCCACAATGTGAACAACCAAAGTTTGTTAGTTTGCACAATTTTTACGATGGTTCGGCAgaatgtttt includes the following:
- the LOC117779705 gene encoding uncharacterized protein LOC117779705; the encoded protein is MTTPQLLNKNMRTMPTWVTEANERIGPKPPPPPPNGNAHKLPSLPPKTKSTPEPDYEVIEFSNQQQYSNEPMKTTQIRIKTPDNKLKCTLCGSQNPWVTCAECAGQIFCASCDDMFHKHPKRKQHIRKAVEQGTPPIPPKAQAGATPPVAPPRRSKRGLLTPFLGRKEQMLPPPSPTPSHKSIGGWRTTTTMTTTSNPMPQMNNRPLPEPPRAAPSEGGGSSRSGTPKSVFDTIQRPPSVQLEKIKTKASATLDRMAQLQQRYRQQKAQHELGNSNSNEQHLPNGVNFEHWSNISPSPSHFRSGSMSSGLNSSHFDLSDDSHNFHNSLLFQQQQRQAAGAQRRQMSTSVFNLNSMNRRPLAETQNGGAWLANQRMQQAQSMAQLNCAGCQSHQAGNWAPHQHAQMRSPDEWSQFGSQQQFNHSNLSLNMGQGYLPQQQHPHYPPPVFMTQRGIMPNMYPGAAGYPVMHPGVMGMPPTAASRAASRARYAASPTPSRKSVSMRRKRSSYGDDELTDDEDSDQDDRRSLVSNRSGMTSASRSHQHHQRQRRLSSASQLINNGGHDELDGEQRHGSRQHKLRDRRGSIAKSVQSEWLPERRDSNIGVGGGGGGGGGGTLKRNQTEPPKTSRIYSDLESEGSGARALVQAKIQQKLQEADQQKTRRTESKRKPEMKDENTQAAAVVPKVTPTPVKAEQTESEYEEVEEEVTASESEPEEEKVEATPSPAVVAAEDDDLGPPPSTPDHEWECEFCTFVNEPNIKICAICCKTPSKPPEKPHVSTKTESKTLISEPVPIKTVKESNSSVMPETKHARKSSMKSTKPVEPVSSATSVATKAKPRQATASTSTTTTSPIKKPSPVTKSKLKASSENESDNTVAKGFIHKGRIQKKISFFEGTKT
- the LOC117779704 gene encoding uncharacterized protein LOC117779704, giving the protein MQPPIITQITNTIELVTEPKIVKTSEEAEVVAEQTTEIVETPENDNMSKSNEAIADLVEIEPPKAEQQDLGIAQVAEAAQSPQVTDLADEKTEVVMADDSVTSIESEENKEQQVLIEPQILTQNEDEEPAATTDSQLQSGLAIDPTPNSTMPTSSEKVNSKRGPKRFSKIPVRTLSLNSVRSDSRNSAHTPIIADADNNTTNSEESVEVQKVEESIPRVEENTSSKLERTTSEEEPNSVPSAVNTPNESEEVFEDATEFSNEVLQIHEESLTDSELYSLESEEHSAKSPESEVLLVLNAEEPPEELKLVKSTSNATINSESSHSESEKIVLKEFIPSGDPAKQNLSELVEDTQRLIKQMRDEISMDEFESTDEEYSEDYSDEYDEGEEEEWYDSEGEEEGTYNEEHGVFIEDASSGAAGQEDEEGTEIEDIIEEDELEEEEDDAEEIKFAQTTIPHETVTSTSSVTPTNHGIDIPDETETISLPAREVEERSKTPGATKTDSELSQTAAEKVVAPVVAATPERIEEPIIVDNESRPLELPVEVILQSQLEVEPSQEEEATALPLIPAPPIIDSESRPLEPPVETVLEETKKVTPNTSTANKKQTTDRNTNKSEEINTSKTLSKTPQAPKSTVSKIPKPTNEPNPNKKLPLRSKSFSAPMGISSVKRIQQEYLQKQTQFSVSVTNSRVPLKSSPTNKKSLNDAINKFNTKTTLDGPSTSGAAAAVNALLKPRSQPRVPKKKYHETCFSDDDYETSGTEEEEQLELQEPLKAELLKRKLSMPVFRAYPSVQETVIEEPAVLARKYVEQQLVTNIAEAQIAATLVNMKFQEDVALWAAKECSDLDQAISMLQQECELCMNTYPMNQIVSMLKCTHKCCKQCAKSYFTVQITDRSINDCSCPFCKQPELSNEVEHEDEHLEYFSNLDIFLKSILDIDVHELFQRKLRDRTLLQDPNFKWCIQCSSGFFARPKQKRLICPDCGSVTCAQCRKPWEKQHEGTSCSAYLEWKSENDPELQAQGVQEHLAQHGIDCPKCKFRYSLARGGCMHFTCTQCKFEFCYGCARPFMMGAKCNISSYCAKLGLHAHHPRNCLFYLRDKLPLQLQFLLKEHKVQFDTEPSELQDEPSSSTKARALARCPIPLQKETPQGLFDTVCNSDVPDKHAGMCRTHYVEYLAGKVAKASIDPLPIFDLTDCVQELRRRGIALPERGPWDTDEIYKKMCSEVIKQHIPLKSA